The Musa acuminata AAA Group cultivar baxijiao chromosome BXJ1-3, Cavendish_Baxijiao_AAA, whole genome shotgun sequence genome window below encodes:
- the LOC135624268 gene encoding uncharacterized protein LOC135624268 → METVQEEVEYSWREVVLPALIPVVQEPVELDRETGERRRGRDIVVAVDHGPNSRHALHWALVHLCRLADTLHFVHAVSSVQNEVVYEASQQLMETLAVEAFQIAMVRSQARIVEGDAGMVICREAERLKPAAVVMGTRGRNLMQSVLRGSVGEYCFHHCKAAPVIIVPGKEAGDRSVL, encoded by the exons ATGGAGACGGTGCAGGAGGAGGTGGAGTATAGCTGGAGGGAGGTGGTGTTGCCGGCGCTGATTCCGGTGGTGCAGGAGCCGGTGGAGCTGGACCGGGAGACCGGGGAGCGGCGGCGCGGCCGAGACATCGTGGTGGCGGTGGACCACGGCCCCAACAGCCGCCACGCCCTCCACTGGGCCCTCGTCCACCTCTGCCGCCTCGCCGACACCCTCCACTTCGTCCATGCAGTTTCCA GCGTACAGAATGAGGTGGTGTACGAGGCTAGCCAGCAGCTAATGGAGACGCTCGCCGTCGAGGCCTTCCAGATCGCCATG GTGAGATCGCAGGCTCGCATCGTGGAAGGTGATGCCGGTATGGTGATATGTCGGGAGGCGGAGAGATTAAAACCGGCGGCCGTCGTCATGGGAACCCGTGGCCGGAATCTTATGCAAAG TGTACTGCGGGGTAGCGTCGGCGAGTACTGTTTCCACCATTGTAAAGCAGCACCAGTTATCATCGTCCCCGGGAAAG AAGCTGGCGATCGGTCTGTGCTTTGA